From a region of the Spelaeicoccus albus genome:
- a CDS encoding LuxR C-terminal-related transcriptional regulator: MTAESIERSGWPMLERPEEFGMAWDALESGARGLLLLGESGTGKTVLAERVSSAYAEAHQAVELPIIGAARDAGMPWGTMARHVGDLQFGGDQIELERTVRPFSATDRVLLRVDDAHLLDEMSSQYVSWLVRTGHAAIVATTRAFRFLPTSLQLLVKDAQVEQIDVGPLDESQVFELLSRALGGDVRDALARRIWRHSGGNALFVRELVRSGLRSGALNSSSDGWQWTGTFKATRQLHDLLRTELDSLPGPIRTVVELVSLGEPMPHTDLLHLVDAADYDLALESGLIKVEISRPSAIKRVRPSHPLIGEVVREIVPTATRRDLYQLANEYRSRALPSDTPTARLRTAAWALECGIDPGFDALISAAAAAMQFHDIDRCIALAHDALAEMPDGAPITGAQKVRALAVRAFALGFVGNQERSRKDLDAGWRLLQDAEVAADLRAGGWESAACEIVTMRAGMAQYLDDDPARAQDFAAEGAWVLDWQSPDAARLFSLTLHGWAGQWDEFMPEAAAIIDRFGANMPGEVFQLVAPHAFGLCAHGEIDAALDLCGWAVEAARANSEAEPWAVGQLRNAQHHALLWAGDVEAARRWGPGDADEDLPFVKFERNLTAVARSEIDMAEGRWSKAATDLKDVTDRLSDNDQGGMSAYAWITRAFAEAVAGSPKARRTLSRARRESLRSARVITGELSVTQLCAAVVLGDDVTAELDELISWTRQHGLALAELDALHVRYLSAGRADDTTRARLAGRIREVAALIDGERARAIAGHVDALQAGDDVLAKRCTGDLAQCGTWVHARMPRPPLTSREHEIAALAASGLTSRAIAERLHLSVRTVDSHLSRVFTKLNVRSRSELGGYV; this comes from the coding sequence ATGACCGCCGAGTCGATCGAGCGCTCGGGGTGGCCCATGCTCGAACGCCCCGAGGAGTTCGGCATGGCCTGGGATGCACTCGAGTCGGGCGCACGCGGATTGCTGCTACTGGGCGAGTCCGGAACCGGAAAAACCGTCTTGGCCGAACGCGTTTCCAGCGCCTATGCCGAGGCCCACCAAGCCGTGGAACTGCCCATCATCGGAGCAGCCCGCGATGCCGGCATGCCGTGGGGGACCATGGCTCGGCACGTCGGCGATCTGCAGTTCGGCGGCGACCAAATCGAGTTGGAGCGCACCGTCCGGCCGTTCAGCGCGACCGACCGGGTGCTGCTGCGCGTGGACGATGCCCACTTGCTCGACGAGATGAGCAGTCAATACGTGTCGTGGCTGGTGCGCACGGGGCATGCCGCAATAGTTGCGACGACGCGTGCATTCCGGTTCCTGCCGACGTCCCTGCAGTTGTTGGTCAAGGACGCGCAAGTGGAGCAGATCGACGTCGGACCGCTTGATGAGTCGCAGGTGTTCGAGCTGCTGTCCCGGGCGCTCGGCGGCGATGTGCGCGATGCGTTGGCGCGCCGTATTTGGCGCCACAGCGGCGGTAACGCGCTGTTCGTGCGCGAGCTCGTGCGGTCGGGGCTCCGCTCCGGAGCGCTGAACTCGTCGTCGGACGGCTGGCAGTGGACCGGCACGTTCAAGGCCACCCGGCAGCTGCACGACCTGTTGCGCACGGAGCTCGATTCGCTGCCCGGCCCCATCCGCACGGTCGTCGAACTGGTCTCGTTGGGCGAACCGATGCCGCACACGGACCTACTGCATCTGGTCGACGCCGCCGACTACGACCTGGCCCTCGAATCCGGCCTGATCAAGGTCGAAATCAGCAGGCCGAGCGCTATCAAGCGCGTACGGCCCTCGCACCCGCTCATTGGCGAGGTGGTCCGTGAAATCGTCCCCACGGCCACCCGGCGCGACCTTTACCAGCTCGCGAACGAATACCGCAGCCGGGCGCTGCCCTCGGACACGCCGACCGCGCGGCTGCGCACTGCCGCCTGGGCCCTCGAATGCGGCATCGATCCGGGCTTCGACGCGCTGATCTCGGCTGCGGCGGCCGCCATGCAGTTTCACGACATCGATAGGTGCATCGCTCTTGCCCACGACGCCCTGGCCGAGATGCCGGACGGCGCGCCGATCACCGGCGCGCAAAAGGTGCGCGCTCTTGCCGTGCGGGCTTTCGCTCTCGGCTTCGTCGGCAATCAGGAGAGGTCCCGCAAGGACCTCGACGCCGGCTGGCGGCTTTTGCAGGATGCGGAGGTCGCGGCCGATCTGCGCGCGGGCGGCTGGGAGAGCGCAGCCTGCGAGATTGTGACGATGCGCGCCGGGATGGCGCAATATCTGGACGACGATCCCGCCCGTGCGCAGGACTTCGCCGCCGAGGGCGCGTGGGTATTGGACTGGCAGTCGCCGGACGCCGCGCGGCTGTTTTCGCTGACATTGCACGGCTGGGCGGGCCAGTGGGACGAGTTCATGCCGGAGGCCGCCGCCATCATCGACAGGTTCGGGGCGAACATGCCCGGCGAGGTTTTCCAACTCGTTGCGCCGCACGCGTTCGGCTTGTGCGCGCACGGTGAGATCGATGCGGCCCTGGACTTATGCGGGTGGGCCGTTGAAGCGGCCCGGGCCAACAGTGAAGCCGAGCCGTGGGCCGTCGGACAGCTGCGCAACGCCCAACACCACGCGCTGTTGTGGGCCGGCGATGTCGAAGCCGCACGCCGCTGGGGGCCCGGCGATGCTGACGAAGATCTGCCGTTCGTGAAGTTCGAACGCAATCTGACTGCCGTCGCCAGGTCGGAGATCGACATGGCCGAAGGGCGCTGGTCGAAGGCGGCGACGGATTTGAAGGACGTGACCGACCGGCTGAGCGACAACGATCAGGGCGGAATGTCGGCATACGCGTGGATCACGAGAGCGTTCGCGGAGGCGGTCGCCGGCTCCCCCAAGGCCCGTCGCACCCTGTCACGGGCGCGGCGGGAGAGCCTTCGCAGCGCCCGCGTGATCACCGGGGAGCTGAGTGTGACGCAACTGTGTGCCGCCGTCGTCCTGGGCGACGACGTGACGGCCGAACTCGACGAGCTGATCTCCTGGACGCGGCAACACGGACTAGCTCTCGCCGAACTCGACGCCTTGCACGTGCGATACCTGTCGGCCGGCCGGGCGGACGACACCACGCGGGCCCGGCTCGCCGGCCGCATCCGTGAGGTGGCCGCGCTGATCGACGGTGAGCGTGCCCGTGCGATCGCCGGGCACGTCGACGCGTTGCAGGCCGGCGATGACGTCCTGGCCAAACGGTGTACCGGCGATCTGGCCCAGTGCGGAACGTGGGTGCACGCCCGAATGCCCCGGCCTCCGCTGACCAGCCGCGAGCACGAGATCGCGGCGCTCGCGGCGTCCGGACTCACCAGCCGAGCCATTGCGGAGCGTCTCCACCTGTCGGTGCGCACCGTCGACAGCCACCTCTCCCGCGTCTTCACCAAGCTCAACGTGCGCTCACGGTCCGAATTGGGCGGTTACGTGTAG
- a CDS encoding winged helix-turn-helix transcriptional regulator, producing the protein MKVSDGSTRPPALLVGQTYPAGCSARIVLDHVSSKWGVLILLALSDGSHRWSELRRRTDGISEKMLAQTLKTLEGDGFVRRDAHAVIPPRVDYSLTGRGEEVAALLKPLTEWVAEHADEILER; encoded by the coding sequence ATGAAAGTAAGTGATGGCTCGACTCGGCCGCCCGCATTGCTCGTTGGACAAACGTATCCGGCCGGCTGTTCGGCCCGAATCGTGCTCGATCATGTGTCGAGCAAATGGGGAGTGCTGATCTTGCTTGCCCTGTCCGACGGCTCGCACCGGTGGAGCGAACTGCGCCGCCGGACGGACGGCATCAGCGAAAAGATGCTTGCGCAAACTCTGAAGACACTGGAGGGCGACGGGTTCGTTCGCCGCGACGCTCACGCCGTCATTCCGCCCAGGGTCGATTACAGCCTCACCGGCCGCGGCGAAGAAGTTGCCGCTCTGTTGAAGCCGTTGACGGAGTGGGTAGCAGAGCACGCCGACGAGATCCTCGAACGCTAG
- a CDS encoding SDR family oxidoreductase, with product MTFVVTGATGKLGRLTVEALLAKNIPAEQIVAGGRDLTKLADFADRGVHVRRIDYDDPDSLHDAFSGADKILLVSGTDVGRRVQQHRNAIEAAGRAGVKLVAYTSVPHADTTTLKLGAEHRATEEVLRSSGVPFAMLRNSWYLENYTEQLETFLEYGVIVGNAGDGPISAATRADYAEAAAEVLIKDGQAGKVYELGSDHPFTMSELAEQVSTATGRPIEYRDLPTDDYTQALIGAGLPEDDAEMLADSGPSLARGDLLVAGDDLRTLIGRPTTTMPEAVRETADALVGSRD from the coding sequence ATGACATTTGTCGTCACCGGCGCAACCGGAAAACTCGGCCGCCTGACCGTCGAAGCGCTTCTGGCCAAGAACATTCCTGCCGAGCAGATAGTTGCCGGCGGGCGGGATCTGACCAAGCTCGCCGACTTCGCCGACCGCGGAGTTCACGTGCGCCGCATCGACTATGACGACCCGGATTCCCTGCATGACGCGTTCTCCGGCGCCGACAAAATACTGTTGGTTTCCGGCACCGACGTCGGACGGAGAGTCCAGCAACACCGGAATGCCATCGAGGCGGCCGGGCGAGCCGGGGTGAAGCTCGTCGCCTATACCAGCGTTCCGCACGCCGACACCACGACGCTGAAGCTCGGTGCCGAGCACCGGGCGACGGAGGAAGTCTTGCGCTCGTCCGGCGTGCCGTTCGCCATGTTGCGCAATAGTTGGTATTTGGAGAACTACACGGAGCAGCTGGAAACGTTCCTTGAATACGGCGTCATCGTCGGCAACGCCGGCGACGGGCCGATCAGCGCCGCCACCCGCGCCGATTATGCGGAAGCTGCGGCCGAAGTGTTGATCAAGGACGGTCAGGCCGGCAAAGTCTACGAACTCGGAAGCGATCACCCGTTCACCATGTCGGAACTGGCCGAACAAGTCAGCACCGCGACGGGGCGCCCGATCGAGTATCGGGATCTGCCGACCGACGATTACACACAGGCATTGATCGGCGCCGGGCTGCCGGAAGACGACGCCGAGATGTTGGCCGACAGCGGACCCAGCCTTGCCCGCGGCGACCTGCTGGTCGCCGGCGATGACCTCCGAACGCTCATCGGCCGTCCCACCACCACGATGCCCGAGGCGGTGCGGGAAACTGCGGACGCGCTAGTGGGCTCGCGGGACTGA
- a CDS encoding PLP-dependent aminotransferase family protein, protein MPRLTPGTERPFVVDRHSATPLPVQIAEQFRRAVRDSSLQPGDRVPATRALAGQLGVSRGTVVSAYDQLTAEGYLIGSRGTATVINPQLARVHPDDAQAGAVHPGDAPPPDDAHPDGGPAPAERSLRRSAAGAKTWAPDAVIDLRPGRTDTRRLADSGWRAAWRQATSSTPRSATVPPAGIAELREAIAEHLRLMRGLVADPATIVITAGAREGMALLLLTLAARGPGIVTHRRNAPSLRVAVEDPGYPTLRQVLVRLGADVVPVPVDADGLVVTELARHGTPPDAVIVTPSHQYPLGGSMPVARRTALLEWARECGALVVEDDYDSEFRYVSAPLPALASLAHVNVGDNQGTVVTLGTFSKLLTPWLGAGYLIAPPELARELIDMREALGAPVSGIVQQALAGYLTSGGLRRHAARMRRDYKRRRELLASLLDGVPDVGMQPIDGGLHAVLQLPPDADVGHRVRQAAERGVLVGDLADYWSDRAASQPGIVIGYGGVSDDELRAGLRTLLGVL, encoded by the coding sequence ATGCCACGATTGACGCCGGGAACCGAGCGCCCGTTCGTCGTGGACCGGCACTCGGCGACGCCGCTGCCGGTCCAGATCGCCGAACAGTTCCGCCGCGCCGTCCGCGATAGTTCGTTGCAGCCGGGTGATCGCGTGCCGGCGACCCGAGCGCTGGCCGGCCAGCTCGGTGTTTCACGTGGAACCGTCGTCAGCGCATACGACCAGCTGACCGCGGAGGGGTACCTGATCGGCAGCCGCGGGACCGCAACCGTGATCAATCCGCAGTTGGCGCGCGTGCATCCGGACGACGCGCAGGCGGGCGCCGTGCATCCGGGCGACGCGCCCCCTCCGGATGACGCTCATCCGGACGGCGGACCCGCTCCGGCCGAACGGTCATTGCGCCGTTCCGCCGCGGGTGCGAAGACCTGGGCGCCGGACGCCGTGATCGACCTTCGCCCGGGCCGCACCGACACGCGTCGCCTGGCCGATTCGGGCTGGCGCGCCGCCTGGCGACAAGCGACGTCGTCCACGCCCCGGTCGGCAACGGTTCCTCCGGCCGGCATTGCCGAACTGCGCGAAGCGATCGCCGAACACCTCCGACTCATGCGCGGGCTTGTCGCCGACCCGGCAACTATCGTGATTACCGCCGGCGCCCGCGAGGGGATGGCACTGCTTTTGCTCACGCTCGCGGCGCGCGGCCCGGGGATCGTCACTCACCGCCGCAACGCGCCGTCGCTGCGCGTCGCCGTCGAGGACCCGGGATACCCGACCCTCCGGCAAGTGCTCGTCCGGCTCGGCGCGGACGTCGTGCCGGTGCCCGTCGACGCCGACGGCCTCGTCGTCACCGAGCTGGCGCGGCACGGCACGCCGCCCGATGCCGTGATCGTGACGCCGAGCCACCAGTATCCGCTAGGCGGCAGCATGCCGGTGGCGCGCCGGACGGCGTTGCTCGAGTGGGCCCGTGAATGCGGAGCGCTCGTGGTCGAGGACGATTATGACAGCGAGTTCCGCTACGTCAGCGCGCCGCTGCCGGCACTTGCGTCGCTTGCGCACGTCAACGTGGGCGACAATCAAGGCACCGTCGTCACGCTCGGCACGTTTTCGAAACTCCTCACGCCGTGGCTCGGAGCCGGATACCTGATCGCGCCGCCGGAACTCGCCCGCGAGCTCATCGACATGCGGGAGGCCTTGGGGGCTCCGGTGTCCGGGATCGTCCAACAGGCGCTCGCCGGATACCTGACGTCGGGCGGGCTGCGCCGGCACGCCGCTCGAATGCGCCGGGATTACAAGCGGCGACGCGAGTTACTGGCGAGCCTGTTGGACGGCGTGCCGGACGTCGGCATGCAGCCGATCGACGGCGGTCTGCACGCCGTGCTGCAACTGCCGCCGGATGCGGACGTCGGCCACCGCGTCCGCCAAGCCGCCGAACGCGGGGTGTTGGTGGGAGACCTTGCGGATTATTGGAGTGATCGCGCCGCATCCCAGCCGGGCATTGTCATCGGATACGGCGGAGTCAGCGACGACGAACTCCGCGCCGGCTTACGCACGCTGCTCGGCGTCTTATGA
- the pdxS gene encoding pyridoxal 5'-phosphate synthase lyase subunit PdxS yields the protein MTTELVEEHDTDQTSPELVNRGLAQMLKGGVIMDVVTAEQARIAEDAGAVAVMALERVPADIRAQGGVARMSDPDLIDGIKNTVSIPVMAKARIGHFVEAQVLQSLKVDYIDESEVLSPADYANHIDKRQFHVPFVCGATNLGEALRRITEGAAMIRSKGEAGTGDVSEATKHIRTIRAEIAALKSKSSDELFVAAKELQAPYDLVAQVARDGKLPVVMFTAGGVATPADAAMMMQLGADGVFVGSGIFKSGNPEARAAAIVKATTFYDDPAQIADASRGLGEAMVGINVGDLPAPHRLAERGW from the coding sequence ATGACGACCGAACTCGTTGAGGAGCACGACACCGACCAGACATCGCCGGAGCTGGTGAACCGCGGCCTGGCTCAAATGCTCAAGGGCGGCGTCATCATGGACGTCGTCACCGCGGAGCAGGCGCGCATTGCCGAGGACGCCGGCGCCGTCGCCGTCATGGCGCTCGAGCGGGTGCCGGCCGATATTCGCGCGCAAGGCGGAGTCGCCCGGATGAGCGATCCGGATCTGATCGACGGCATCAAGAACACCGTGTCGATCCCGGTGATGGCCAAGGCCCGCATCGGACATTTCGTCGAAGCGCAAGTACTGCAGAGCCTCAAAGTCGATTACATCGACGAATCCGAAGTGCTCAGCCCCGCCGATTACGCCAACCACATCGACAAGCGTCAATTCCACGTTCCGTTCGTGTGCGGCGCGACGAATCTCGGCGAAGCGTTGCGGCGCATCACCGAGGGCGCGGCCATGATCCGGTCAAAGGGCGAAGCCGGCACCGGCGACGTATCCGAGGCCACGAAGCACATCCGCACGATCCGCGCCGAGATCGCGGCGTTGAAGTCGAAGTCGTCGGACGAATTGTTCGTCGCGGCGAAAGAACTGCAGGCGCCGTACGACCTGGTCGCCCAGGTGGCACGGGACGGCAAATTGCCGGTCGTGATGTTCACGGCCGGCGGCGTGGCAACGCCGGCGGACGCCGCCATGATGATGCAGTTGGGCGCGGACGGCGTGTTCGTCGGCTCGGGCATCTTCAAGTCCGGCAATCCGGAAGCCCGGGCGGCCGCGATCGTGAAGGCCACCACGTTCTACGACGATCCCGCTCAGATTGCCGACGCATCCCGCGGACTCGGTGAAGCGATGGTCGGCATCAACGTGGGCGACCTGCCGGCTCCGCACCGCCTGGCCGAACGCGGCTGGTGA
- the pdxT gene encoding pyridoxal 5'-phosphate synthase glutaminase subunit PdxT, giving the protein MKGGPAVAAGSGADGRDAAGSGGVRIGVLALQGDVREHRAVLERLGADVTLVRSPAELAAVDGLVMPGGESSTMWRLAKLTGLVTDEPAAVGASSPHGPLPDAVRNGMPVLGTCAGLIMLAATITDAAPGQRGLGLLDVTVHRNAFGSQLDSFETDLLMPAVDDEPVRVAFIRAPIVEAAGEDVEVLGKLPDGRIVAVQQGHVIGCSFHPELTGNDGLHRYFLDAVRGTAGAARVA; this is encoded by the coding sequence GTGAAGGGCGGCCCGGCGGTCGCTGCGGGCTCCGGAGCCGACGGGCGCGACGCGGCCGGATCCGGCGGCGTGCGAATCGGCGTCCTGGCGTTGCAAGGCGACGTGCGCGAACATCGCGCAGTGCTGGAGCGGCTCGGCGCCGACGTCACGCTGGTACGGTCGCCGGCGGAGTTGGCGGCTGTCGACGGTCTCGTCATGCCCGGCGGGGAAAGCTCGACGATGTGGCGACTGGCGAAGTTGACGGGTCTCGTGACCGACGAGCCCGCCGCGGTCGGCGCGTCGTCCCCGCACGGACCGTTGCCGGACGCCGTCCGGAACGGCATGCCGGTGCTTGGCACGTGCGCCGGCCTGATCATGCTGGCCGCGACGATCACCGACGCCGCACCCGGGCAACGCGGACTCGGCCTTCTGGACGTGACGGTTCACCGCAATGCCTTCGGGTCGCAGCTCGATTCGTTTGAAACGGATTTGCTGATGCCCGCGGTCGACGACGAGCCGGTTCGGGTGGCTTTCATCCGCGCACCGATCGTCGAAGCCGCCGGTGAAGACGTCGAAGTGCTTGGCAAGTTGCCGGATGGGCGAATCGTGGCAGTGCAACAAGGCCACGTCATCGGCTGTTCGTTCCACCCCGAACTCACCGGCAACGACGGGCTGCACAGGTACTTCCTGGATGCGGTCCGAGGAACTGCCGGAGCCGCACGGGTGGCCTGA
- a CDS encoding DinB family protein, with protein sequence MDTCAECGFDYADVASVDVADAIVAETAEFASRLESAGDHARGRREAGIWSPLEYGCHLRDMLLVQRERVLAARRRDTPTFDPMGRDERVEHDGYALQNPDGVAAQLRMASALLADDLRLLGDSDWNRLVMYNYPQRTERTLRWVAVHTLHEVRHHRMDIDRQLS encoded by the coding sequence GTGGACACCTGCGCCGAATGCGGCTTCGACTATGCCGATGTCGCTTCGGTCGACGTGGCCGATGCGATAGTTGCGGAAACCGCGGAATTCGCCTCCAGGCTCGAATCCGCCGGCGATCACGCTCGCGGCAGACGTGAGGCTGGAATCTGGTCGCCGCTGGAATACGGGTGCCATCTTCGCGACATGCTGCTCGTGCAACGTGAACGGGTCTTGGCGGCCCGGCGGCGCGACACGCCGACATTCGACCCGATGGGGCGCGACGAGCGGGTCGAACACGACGGCTACGCGTTGCAGAATCCGGACGGCGTCGCCGCGCAGCTACGGATGGCTTCGGCCTTGTTGGCCGATGACCTGCGATTGCTCGGCGACTCGGACTGGAACCGTCTGGTGATGTACAACTACCCGCAACGAACCGAACGCACGCTTCGGTGGGTTGCCGTGCACACGCTGCACGAGGTGCGCCATCACCGGATGGATATCGACCGGCAACTGTCCTGA
- a CDS encoding anti-sigma factor, which produces MDDEFLSFADVYALDAVDPEERAHIERRLEAADEATRAEFRARVAEVRQSLAELSVADAVDPPESLRSRVLAVPGEMSAPHRDSRAPDDDGPTTARRRHAGTVTPLRPRRRALTVIAGVAAAVLIAAGGIGIGYGIARSNQPQPSDLQAEVLDAPDATLNTAELPGGGTTTMVTSEDENAAVVLLHKVGAPPKGKVYQMWLMDAQGKNPRSVAIMNRGDVKPTTTALIKGVKDAGAFAITVEPDGGSKQPTTKPFSLISLGSS; this is translated from the coding sequence ATGGATGACGAATTTCTGTCATTTGCGGACGTATACGCGCTCGACGCGGTGGACCCTGAGGAACGCGCTCACATCGAGCGTCGACTGGAAGCCGCCGATGAGGCAACGCGCGCCGAGTTCAGGGCGCGCGTTGCCGAAGTCCGGCAGTCGCTGGCGGAGCTCAGCGTTGCGGACGCCGTCGATCCGCCCGAGAGCCTGCGGAGCCGGGTGCTTGCCGTTCCCGGCGAGATGTCCGCCCCACATCGTGATTCTCGGGCGCCGGACGACGACGGCCCGACGACCGCTCGGCGACGCCACGCCGGCACCGTGACCCCGCTTCGCCCGCGGCGCCGCGCGCTGACGGTGATCGCCGGGGTGGCGGCCGCCGTCCTCATTGCCGCCGGCGGTATCGGAATCGGGTACGGCATCGCGCGGTCGAATCAGCCGCAACCGTCCGATCTGCAGGCCGAAGTTCTCGACGCGCCGGACGCCACGCTCAACACCGCCGAGCTGCCCGGCGGGGGCACGACCACGATGGTGACGTCGGAGGACGAAAACGCCGCAGTCGTGCTGCTGCACAAGGTCGGTGCGCCGCCGAAGGGCAAGGTGTACCAGATGTGGCTGATGGACGCCCAGGGTAAAAACCCCCGATCGGTGGCGATCATGAATCGCGGCGACGTCAAGCCGACGACGACGGCGCTGATCAAGGGCGTGAAGGACGCCGGGGCGTTCGCGATCACGGTGGAACCCGACGGCGGTTCGAAGCAGCCTACGACGAAGCCGTTCTCGCTGATCAGTCTCGGCTCGAGCTGA
- the sigK gene encoding ECF RNA polymerase sigma factor SigK has translation MESDLVSAKRLARLIERTADGDQAAFAELYDATAARVYGMARRVLIDPNLSEDATQEAYLQVWREAGRYSPAEGSAISWLITIAHRRAVDKVRSERARSDREDRYESASAAVAHDEVAEAVAQHSEAEQVMSCMGTLTDSQRESITLAYYAGLTYRQVAERVHAGLPAVKSRIRDGLLRLKKCLGVNRDG, from the coding sequence ATGGAATCGGACCTGGTTTCCGCCAAACGCCTGGCGCGGCTGATCGAGCGGACCGCCGACGGCGATCAAGCGGCGTTTGCGGAACTTTACGACGCCACGGCGGCGCGCGTATATGGAATGGCGCGTCGCGTGTTGATTGACCCGAACCTCAGCGAAGACGCCACTCAGGAGGCGTATCTTCAGGTTTGGCGCGAGGCCGGACGGTATTCACCCGCCGAAGGGTCGGCGATTTCATGGCTGATCACAATCGCACACCGGCGCGCCGTCGACAAGGTACGCAGCGAGCGGGCTCGGAGCGACCGTGAGGATAGGTACGAATCGGCGTCCGCAGCCGTCGCTCATGATGAAGTCGCCGAAGCCGTCGCGCAGCACTCGGAAGCCGAACAGGTGATGTCCTGTATGGGGACGCTCACCGATTCCCAGCGGGAGTCAATTACTCTCGCCTATTATGCGGGCCTGACCTACCGCCAGGTCGCCGAACGCGTGCATGCGGGCTTGCCGGCCGTGAAATCAAGGATCCGCGATGGACTGTTGCGGCTGAAGAAATGTTTGGGGGTGAACCGCGATGGATGA
- a CDS encoding class F sortase, with amino-acid sequence MTRIGFGRRGRMVLSAVAVVLALVGGWAILSGFAKNDPPPQPSAAEATPTKAPHPSSGSKSRSGSHQPQPTGAGTSSPKPPPHLKRSKPVHLTVPAIGVDTSLITLGLDENGEMEVPDVRKAKDSKAGWYKYSPTPGQLGPSVIIGHVDSEYKGPAVFYKLGDIKRGDTATVTRADGTKAKFVVTKVVEVKKATFPTSKIYGNTDDAELRLITCGGEFNSATGHHLDNIVVYGKFTP; translated from the coding sequence ATGACCCGCATCGGGTTCGGCCGCCGCGGACGGATGGTTCTGTCCGCGGTGGCCGTCGTCCTTGCCCTCGTCGGCGGATGGGCGATCCTGTCGGGGTTTGCCAAGAACGACCCTCCGCCGCAGCCCTCAGCCGCCGAGGCCACGCCGACGAAGGCCCCGCACCCGAGTTCCGGCTCGAAGAGCCGGTCGGGCTCGCACCAGCCGCAACCCACCGGCGCCGGTACGTCGTCGCCGAAACCGCCTCCGCACCTGAAGCGGTCGAAACCCGTGCACCTCACGGTGCCGGCCATCGGCGTCGACACGTCGCTCATCACGCTGGGGCTGGACGAAAACGGCGAGATGGAAGTTCCCGACGTCCGCAAGGCGAAGGATTCCAAGGCCGGCTGGTACAAGTATTCGCCCACGCCGGGCCAGCTCGGTCCGTCGGTGATCATTGGCCACGTCGATTCCGAATACAAGGGGCCGGCCGTGTTTTACAAGCTCGGCGACATCAAACGCGGCGACACGGCCACCGTCACGCGGGCCGACGGGACGAAGGCAAAGTTCGTCGTCACGAAGGTCGTCGAAGTCAAGAAGGCCACGTTCCCGACCAGCAAGATCTACGGCAATACGGACGACGCCGAGTTGCGGCTGATCACGTGCGGCGGCGAATTCAACAGCGCCACCGGGCATCATTTGGACAATATCGTCGTGTACGGCAAATTCACGCCGTGA